The following proteins come from a genomic window of Nocardiopsis sp. YSL2:
- a CDS encoding ABC transporter substrate-binding protein translates to MSFLPARRPSPRPADGPRPRRAPVGTPARRAAATGGALLLLAGTGPLPAAADDAGPDTMTIAVSQQVDSFNPFTAQLAVTTNILRHVYDSLVTVDPGTNEPAPALAQEWESSDDGLTWTFHLRDDVVFTDDEPLTADDVVWTFTTIMENEPAAIASGNYVAGFESVTAEDDRTVVVELDEPQATMASLDIPIVPRHVWEPILEEEGDAFADYTNEVFPVVGSGPFVLTEHDRGRHITLEANPGHWRGGPELDRVVLRYYSEKDAAVEALRSGEVSFVYELTDAQARSLEGARDIAVNIAEGKRFQAFTVNPGAETQDGEAFGDGHPALSDLTLRQAIVMAIDNDEIVDKAHNGQAVAAGGYIPPRYGDFHWSPEGPEEILAFDPEAANAMLDEAGYESGEDGVRVSPEGDRLELRLHAHADRPDNVQAALVIVERLADIGIEVENNTVDPGVLSDALHTGEYDLIFTGWTVNPDPDYVFSIHTCGALPVEPGTMQGDAYFCDEEYDDLYEAQLAEYDRAARAEIVHELQQVLYTEAVVNVLAYPNILEAYRTDHVTSLQVQPDPGGNIWGQDGYWAWWSAEPAAADEAAASSGPSSGAVWAVGGGAALLLVVGAVVLVLRRATAGDRE, encoded by the coding sequence ATGTCGTTCCTCCCCGCCCGTCGCCCTTCACCACGTCCCGCGGACGGCCCCCGGCCTCGGCGCGCCCCTGTCGGCACCCCGGCCCGCCGCGCGGCCGCCACGGGGGGCGCGCTGCTGCTCCTCGCCGGGACCGGGCCGCTCCCGGCCGCCGCCGACGACGCCGGTCCCGACACCATGACGATCGCCGTCTCCCAGCAGGTCGACTCCTTCAACCCGTTCACCGCGCAGCTGGCCGTCACGACCAACATCCTGCGCCACGTCTACGACTCGCTGGTGACGGTCGACCCCGGGACCAACGAGCCCGCGCCGGCCCTGGCGCAGGAGTGGGAGTCCAGTGACGACGGCCTCACCTGGACCTTCCACCTGCGCGACGACGTCGTCTTCACCGACGACGAGCCCCTCACCGCGGACGACGTCGTGTGGACGTTCACCACCATCATGGAGAACGAGCCCGCGGCGATCGCCTCGGGCAACTACGTCGCCGGGTTCGAGTCCGTGACCGCCGAGGACGACCGCACCGTGGTCGTGGAACTCGACGAGCCGCAGGCCACGATGGCCTCGCTCGACATCCCCATCGTCCCCCGCCACGTCTGGGAGCCGATCCTGGAGGAGGAGGGCGACGCCTTCGCCGACTACACCAACGAGGTCTTCCCGGTCGTCGGCAGCGGCCCCTTCGTCCTCACCGAGCACGACCGGGGCCGCCACATCACCCTGGAGGCCAACCCCGGCCACTGGCGCGGCGGACCCGAGCTGGACCGCGTCGTGCTGCGCTACTACTCCGAGAAGGACGCCGCCGTCGAGGCGCTGCGCAGCGGCGAGGTCTCCTTCGTCTACGAGCTCACCGACGCCCAGGCCAGGTCCCTGGAGGGCGCCCGCGACATCGCGGTCAACATCGCCGAGGGCAAGCGCTTCCAGGCCTTCACCGTCAACCCCGGGGCCGAGACGCAGGACGGCGAGGCGTTCGGCGACGGCCACCCCGCCCTGTCCGACCTCACCCTGCGCCAGGCCATCGTCATGGCCATCGACAACGACGAGATCGTCGACAAGGCCCACAACGGCCAGGCCGTCGCCGCGGGCGGCTACATCCCGCCCCGCTACGGGGACTTCCACTGGTCGCCCGAGGGCCCGGAGGAGATCCTGGCCTTCGATCCCGAGGCCGCCAACGCGATGCTCGACGAGGCGGGCTACGAGTCCGGCGAGGACGGCGTGCGCGTCTCTCCCGAGGGCGACCGCCTGGAACTGCGGCTGCACGCCCACGCCGACCGCCCGGACAACGTGCAGGCGGCCCTGGTCATCGTCGAGAGACTGGCCGACATCGGGATCGAGGTGGAGAACAACACCGTCGACCCCGGCGTGCTCAGCGACGCCCTGCACACGGGCGAGTACGACCTGATCTTCACCGGGTGGACGGTCAACCCCGACCCGGACTACGTGTTCAGCATCCACACCTGCGGCGCGCTGCCCGTCGAGCCCGGCACGATGCAGGGCGACGCCTACTTCTGCGACGAGGAGTACGACGACCTCTACGAGGCCCAGCTGGCCGAGTACGACCGCGCCGCCCGCGCCGAGATCGTGCACGAACTCCAGCAGGTCCTCTACACCGAGGCCGTCGTCAACGTCCTGGCCTACCCCAACATCCTGGAGGCCTACCGGACCGACCACGTCACCTCCCTCCAGGTCCAGCCCGATCCGGGCGGCAACATCTGGGGCCAGGACGGCTACTGGGCGTGGTGGTCGGCCGAGCCCGCGGCCGCGGACGAGGCGGCCGCC
- a CDS encoding metal-dependent hydrolase: MMGHSHALTGVVGWMAVVPLVQGTEFLALSFDLGPGEIIAGSLVCAGAALLPDLDHKSATITRTYGKVTEVLSDIFSWAFGGHRMGTHSFFFAALMGLMVTMLALWSELAVQIFVFLLIGIALQGLGFGLDKNKAASGIINAMATGAITLALYAAELNYSWLGLAVAFGVVLHFFGDMITKMGVPMFWPFWKKRIGQNKGFKTDGPVEQKVVTPLLTIGVVLFSVYLFDWSTLLPEY, encoded by the coding sequence ATGATGGGGCACTCACACGCGCTGACCGGCGTGGTCGGCTGGATGGCGGTCGTTCCGCTCGTCCAGGGAACGGAATTCCTCGCGCTCAGTTTCGACCTGGGACCCGGTGAGATCATCGCCGGGTCGCTCGTGTGCGCGGGGGCGGCCCTGCTGCCCGACCTCGACCACAAGAGCGCCACGATCACCAGGACCTACGGCAAGGTCACCGAGGTGCTCAGCGACATCTTCAGCTGGGCCTTCGGCGGACACCGCATGGGAACGCACTCGTTCTTCTTCGCCGCGCTGATGGGTCTGATGGTCACGATGCTGGCCCTGTGGTCGGAGCTGGCCGTGCAGATCTTCGTGTTCCTGCTCATCGGCATCGCGCTCCAGGGTCTCGGCTTCGGCCTGGACAAGAACAAGGCGGCGTCGGGCATCATCAACGCCATGGCCACGGGCGCGATCACACTCGCGCTCTACGCGGCCGAGCTCAACTACTCCTGGCTCGGCCTGGCGGTGGCCTTCGGCGTCGTCCTGCACTTCTTCGGCGACATGATCACCAAGATGGGCGTGCCCATGTTCTGGCCCTTCTGGAAGAAGCGCATCGGGCAGAACAAGGGGTTCAAGACCGACGGCCCGGTCGAACAGAAGGTGGTCACCCCGCTGCTGACCATCGGCGTCGTGCTCTTCTCCGTCTACCTCTTCGACTGGTCGACCCTGCTCCCGGAATACTGA